The Pseudomonadota bacterium genome includes a window with the following:
- a CDS encoding DoxX family protein — MNFLSSLSPHVHWGLRLSLAATFLYHGWGKFPIVEPMMGMPVAAIWILALGEIAAGAMLIAGAFGKEMLTRLGALIVIVVMIGAIVMVHAKNGFSVMNGGMEFQLLMLMTALYLAAKGNDA; from the coding sequence ATGAACTTTCTCAGTAGCTTGTCTCCCCATGTACACTGGGGTCTGCGCCTGTCTCTGGCCGCGACCTTCCTTTATCATGGTTGGGGTAAATTTCCGATCGTGGAACCGATGATGGGCATGCCCGTCGCCGCCATCTGGATCCTGGCTCTTGGTGAAATCGCCGCAGGCGCGATGTTGATCGCAGGCGCGTTTGGCAAGGAGATGCTGACTCGGCTGGGCGCCCTGATCGTTATCGTCGTCATGATCGGCGCCATCGTGATGGTTCATGCCAAAAATGGCTTTAGTGTCATGAATGGCGGCATGGAGTTTCAACTTTTGATGCTGATGACAGCGCTTTATCTCGCCGCGAAGGGCAACGACGCCTAG
- a CDS encoding tyrosine-type recombinase/integrase — protein MKAKLSSRTLQSLQPCDKPFEVVDSELKGFLLRVQPSGAKTYYFSYRNSQGRRGRYRIGNGDALSPAQARDQAVLLSARVVAGEDIQSQKKHERLLAEQAKSRTLDGFLIHQYEPWVTSQRKSGADTVKRLRSNFAHLMQRPLVDINLWVIEKWRSEELKRGKAKTTINRDITTLKACLSKAVEWELLDANPLQKLKPIRTDALTRARYLNATEESVLRNALIERDQRLRKNRASGNAWRRARHHEELPDLSSVAFADYLQPMVLLSLNTGLRRGEILQLRWADVDLLRRELIVRGDNAKSGKTRHIPLNHEALTTLQQWRSESRSTEWVFVGKDGKRMWAVKASWKRVLLSAAIVDFRWHDLRHHFASRLVMNGVDLNTVRELLGHADLTMTLRYAHLSPEHKADAVARLCRSDEHEVELPAEIAAQR, from the coding sequence GTGAAGGCAAAACTCTCCAGCCGGACTCTACAATCGCTGCAACCGTGCGATAAGCCGTTTGAGGTAGTCGATTCGGAGCTAAAAGGGTTCTTGCTGCGAGTCCAACCGTCCGGGGCAAAGACCTATTACTTCTCCTACCGGAACTCTCAGGGCAGACGCGGCCGTTATCGCATCGGCAATGGTGACGCGTTGAGCCCGGCCCAAGCCCGCGATCAAGCCGTGTTGCTCTCGGCGCGGGTAGTTGCCGGTGAAGATATACAGTCACAGAAGAAGCACGAGCGTCTATTGGCGGAACAAGCCAAGTCGCGAACCCTCGACGGTTTTTTGATCCACCAATACGAGCCATGGGTGACGAGTCAACGGAAGTCGGGTGCTGACACGGTGAAGCGTCTTCGAAGCAATTTTGCACACCTGATGCAGCGACCACTCGTGGATATCAATCTGTGGGTCATCGAGAAATGGCGCTCCGAAGAGCTGAAGCGTGGCAAAGCCAAGACCACGATCAACCGCGATATCACAACACTGAAAGCGTGTCTGTCGAAGGCTGTTGAGTGGGAATTACTGGATGCCAACCCGTTGCAGAAACTCAAGCCGATACGTACGGACGCTTTAACCCGCGCCCGCTATCTCAACGCAACAGAGGAAAGTGTATTGCGAAACGCTCTGATCGAGCGCGATCAGCGCCTGCGTAAGAATCGGGCGAGCGGCAATGCCTGGCGGCGCGCTCGGCACCACGAGGAGCTACCGGATCTTTCTTCAGTGGCATTCGCCGACTACTTGCAGCCGATGGTGCTTTTGAGCCTCAACACAGGACTTCGGCGCGGCGAGATTCTGCAACTCAGGTGGGCCGATGTCGACTTGCTGCGGCGAGAACTCATCGTTCGTGGCGACAATGCCAAGAGCGGCAAGACTCGACACATTCCACTCAACCACGAGGCGCTGACAACGTTGCAGCAATGGCGATCCGAATCAAGGTCAACCGAGTGGGTATTCGTCGGAAAAGACGGCAAACGCATGTGGGCGGTTAAGGCGTCCTGGAAGCGCGTGCTTCTCAGTGCGGCGATCGTTGATTTTCGCTGGCATGATCTCAGGCATCATTTTGCGAGTCGCCTGGTCATGAATGGCGTTGATCTCAATACGGTGCGCGAGTTGTTGGGCCACGCTGATCTAACGATGACCCTGCGGTACGCGCACCTGTCGCCCGAGCATAAAGCCGATGCGGTTGCTAGACTTTGTCGCTCCGATGAACATGAAGTAGAACTGCCCGCAGAAATTGCGGCACAACGCTAG